From the Euphorbia lathyris chromosome 6, ddEupLath1.1, whole genome shotgun sequence genome, one window contains:
- the LOC136232428 gene encoding squamosa promoter-binding-like protein 3 yields MAATKTEGKRSLKEMEEEDDEEEEDEDQFKGLGFGDHELEKKKRGKKGSSTCGGGVSGGGGSLPPVCCQAENCNSDMSNAKKYHRRHKVCEFHAKASVVLVSGIHQRFCQQCSRFHGLPEFDDSKRSCRRRLAGHNERRRKSSSEYHGDGSN; encoded by the exons ATGGCAGCTACCAAAACTGAGGGAAAGAGGAgtttgaaggagatggaggaggaagatgatgaagaagaagaagatgaagatcaaTTTAAGGGGTTAGGGTTTGGGGATCATGAAttggaaaagaagaagagagggaAAAAAGGATCTAGTACCTGTGGTGGTGGTGTTAGCGGCGGCGGTGGGTCATTGCCGCCGGTTTGTTGTCAGGCAGAGAATTGTAACTCCGATATGAGTAATGCTAAGAAATATCATAGACGCCATAAGGTCTGCGAATTTCATGCCAAAGCTTCCGTTGTCCTTGTCTCTGGAATTCACCAACGCTTCTGCCAGCAATGTAGCAG GTTCCATGGGTTGCCAGAGTTCGATGACAGCAAAAGAAGCTGCAGGAGGCGTTTAGCTGGTCATAATGAGAGGCGTCGGAAAAGCTCATCTGAGTACCACGGAGACGGCTCAAACTGA
- the LOC136232425 gene encoding mitochondrial arginine transporter BAC1 isoform X5, whose translation MGETAPYKEYLAGLIAGVATVVIGHPFDTVKVKLQKYNTEAHGIKYRNGLHCTAKILQTEGVKGLYRGATSSFVGVAFESSILFGVYSQTKQSLQLRLQGGVDSDVPMPRVIIPSAAYGGAIISFVLCPSELLKCRMQVQGTGSSLPSSRRYTGPLDCALHTMKNDGVSGIFRGGLTTLLRESIGNAVFFSVYEYVRYYMHLQLKSSLSDNSNLLDMGIGIMSGGLGGVATAPDKSSTRNPFRVLDSEGWN comes from the exons ATGGGGGAGACTGCACCGTACAAGGAGTACTTAGCCGGCTTAATTGCCGGTGTTGCCACTGTCGTCATTGGTCATCCCTTCGACACAGTCAAG GTCAAGCTACAAAAATATAATACAGAAGCGCATGGGATCAAGTACAGGAATGGTTTGCATTGCACGGCTAAGATCCTGCAGACGGAAGGA GTTAAAGGGCTTTATAGGGGTGCAACATCCTCGTTTGTTGGAGTGGCTTTTGAAAGTTCAATTCTTTTTGGTGTTTATTCCCAAACGAAGCAGTCATTGCAGTTGCGGTTGCAG GGAGGAGTTGATAGTGACGTGCCGATGCCACGGGTGATAATTCCTTCTGCAGCTTATGGTGGAGCAATTATCAGTTTTGTATTATGTCCATCTGAGCTACTAAAG TGTAGGATGCAAGTTCAAGGCACTGGTTCCTCGCTTCCAAGTTCTCGTAGATACACTGGTCCTCTAGATTGTGCCCTTCACACCATGAAAAATGATGGG GTTTCAGGCATTTTTCGAGGAGGTTTAACGACATTGTTAAGAGAATCTATTGGAAATGCAGTTTTCTTTAGTGTTTACGAGTATGTCCGCTACTACATGCATTTACAATTGAAATCTTCTTTATCTGACAACAGCAATTTGCTAGACATGGGAATAGGAATTATGAGTGGTGGCCTTGGCGGGGTAGCT ACTGCTCCAGATAAGAGCTCCACCAGAAATCCATTCCGAGTACTGGATTCA GAGGGCTGGAATTAG
- the LOC136232425 gene encoding mitochondrial arginine transporter BAC1 isoform X2, translating into MGETAPYKEYLAGLIAGVATVVIGHPFDTVKVKLQKYNTEAHGIKYRNGLHCTAKILQTEGVKGLYRGATSSFVGVAFESSILFGVYSQTKQSLQLRLQGGVDSDVPMPRVIIPSAAYGGAIISFVLCPSELLKCRMQVQGTGSSLPSSRRYTGPLDCALHTMKNDGVSGIFRGGLTTLLRESIGNAVFFSVYEYVRYYMHLQLKSSLSDNSNLLDMGIGIMSGGLGGVATAPDKSSTRNPFRVLDSIYRRAGIRGCYAGLGPTIVRAFPANAAAIVTWELAMKMLGIRHD; encoded by the exons ATGGGGGAGACTGCACCGTACAAGGAGTACTTAGCCGGCTTAATTGCCGGTGTTGCCACTGTCGTCATTGGTCATCCCTTCGACACAGTCAAG GTCAAGCTACAAAAATATAATACAGAAGCGCATGGGATCAAGTACAGGAATGGTTTGCATTGCACGGCTAAGATCCTGCAGACGGAAGGA GTTAAAGGGCTTTATAGGGGTGCAACATCCTCGTTTGTTGGAGTGGCTTTTGAAAGTTCAATTCTTTTTGGTGTTTATTCCCAAACGAAGCAGTCATTGCAGTTGCGGTTGCAG GGAGGAGTTGATAGTGACGTGCCGATGCCACGGGTGATAATTCCTTCTGCAGCTTATGGTGGAGCAATTATCAGTTTTGTATTATGTCCATCTGAGCTACTAAAG TGTAGGATGCAAGTTCAAGGCACTGGTTCCTCGCTTCCAAGTTCTCGTAGATACACTGGTCCTCTAGATTGTGCCCTTCACACCATGAAAAATGATGGG GTTTCAGGCATTTTTCGAGGAGGTTTAACGACATTGTTAAGAGAATCTATTGGAAATGCAGTTTTCTTTAGTGTTTACGAGTATGTCCGCTACTACATGCATTTACAATTGAAATCTTCTTTATCTGACAACAGCAATTTGCTAGACATGGGAATAGGAATTATGAGTGGTGGCCTTGGCGGGGTAGCT ACTGCTCCAGATAAGAGCTCCACCAGAAATCCATTCCGAGTACTGGATTCA ATATACAGGAGGGCTGGAATTAGAGGATGCTACGCAGGCTTGGGTCCGACAATAGTCAGAGCATTTCCTGCTAATGCAGCTGCAATCGTCACCTGGGAGCTTGCCATGAAAATGTTGGGGATCAGGCATGATTAA
- the LOC136232425 gene encoding mitochondrial arginine transporter BAC1 isoform X4, translating into MLPYNFLVKGLYRGATSSFVGVAFESSILFGVYSQTKQSLQLRLQGGVDSDVPMPRVIIPSAAYGGAIISFVLCPSELLKCRMQVQGTGSSLPSSRRYTGPLDCALHTMKNDGVSGIFRGGLTTLLRESIGNAVFFSVYEYVRYYMHLQLKSSLSDNSNLLDMGIGIMSGGLGGVAFWSAVLPLDVAKTIIQTAPDKSSTRNPFRVLDSIYRRAGIRGCYAGLGPTIVRAFPANAAAIVTWELAMKMLGIRHD; encoded by the exons ATGCTTCCTTATAATTTTCTC GTTAAAGGGCTTTATAGGGGTGCAACATCCTCGTTTGTTGGAGTGGCTTTTGAAAGTTCAATTCTTTTTGGTGTTTATTCCCAAACGAAGCAGTCATTGCAGTTGCGGTTGCAG GGAGGAGTTGATAGTGACGTGCCGATGCCACGGGTGATAATTCCTTCTGCAGCTTATGGTGGAGCAATTATCAGTTTTGTATTATGTCCATCTGAGCTACTAAAG TGTAGGATGCAAGTTCAAGGCACTGGTTCCTCGCTTCCAAGTTCTCGTAGATACACTGGTCCTCTAGATTGTGCCCTTCACACCATGAAAAATGATGGG GTTTCAGGCATTTTTCGAGGAGGTTTAACGACATTGTTAAGAGAATCTATTGGAAATGCAGTTTTCTTTAGTGTTTACGAGTATGTCCGCTACTACATGCATTTACAATTGAAATCTTCTTTATCTGACAACAGCAATTTGCTAGACATGGGAATAGGAATTATGAGTGGTGGCCTTGGCGGGGTAGCT TTCTGGTCTGCTGTTTTGCCCTTGGATGTGGCAAAAACTATAATCCAGACTGCTCCAGATAAGAGCTCCACCAGAAATCCATTCCGAGTACTGGATTCA ATATACAGGAGGGCTGGAATTAGAGGATGCTACGCAGGCTTGGGTCCGACAATAGTCAGAGCATTTCCTGCTAATGCAGCTGCAATCGTCACCTGGGAGCTTGCCATGAAAATGTTGGGGATCAGGCATGATTAA
- the LOC136232425 gene encoding mitochondrial arginine transporter BAC1 isoform X1 translates to MGETAPYKEYLAGLIAGVATVVIGHPFDTVKVKLQKYNTEAHGIKYRNGLHCTAKILQTEGVKGLYRGATSSFVGVAFESSILFGVYSQTKQSLQLRLQGGVDSDVPMPRVIIPSAAYGGAIISFVLCPSELLKCRMQVQGTGSSLPSSRRYTGPLDCALHTMKNDGVSGIFRGGLTTLLRESIGNAVFFSVYEYVRYYMHLQLKSSLSDNSNLLDMGIGIMSGGLGGVAFWSAVLPLDVAKTIIQTAPDKSSTRNPFRVLDSIYRRAGIRGCYAGLGPTIVRAFPANAAAIVTWELAMKMLGIRHD, encoded by the exons ATGGGGGAGACTGCACCGTACAAGGAGTACTTAGCCGGCTTAATTGCCGGTGTTGCCACTGTCGTCATTGGTCATCCCTTCGACACAGTCAAG GTCAAGCTACAAAAATATAATACAGAAGCGCATGGGATCAAGTACAGGAATGGTTTGCATTGCACGGCTAAGATCCTGCAGACGGAAGGA GTTAAAGGGCTTTATAGGGGTGCAACATCCTCGTTTGTTGGAGTGGCTTTTGAAAGTTCAATTCTTTTTGGTGTTTATTCCCAAACGAAGCAGTCATTGCAGTTGCGGTTGCAG GGAGGAGTTGATAGTGACGTGCCGATGCCACGGGTGATAATTCCTTCTGCAGCTTATGGTGGAGCAATTATCAGTTTTGTATTATGTCCATCTGAGCTACTAAAG TGTAGGATGCAAGTTCAAGGCACTGGTTCCTCGCTTCCAAGTTCTCGTAGATACACTGGTCCTCTAGATTGTGCCCTTCACACCATGAAAAATGATGGG GTTTCAGGCATTTTTCGAGGAGGTTTAACGACATTGTTAAGAGAATCTATTGGAAATGCAGTTTTCTTTAGTGTTTACGAGTATGTCCGCTACTACATGCATTTACAATTGAAATCTTCTTTATCTGACAACAGCAATTTGCTAGACATGGGAATAGGAATTATGAGTGGTGGCCTTGGCGGGGTAGCT TTCTGGTCTGCTGTTTTGCCCTTGGATGTGGCAAAAACTATAATCCAGACTGCTCCAGATAAGAGCTCCACCAGAAATCCATTCCGAGTACTGGATTCA ATATACAGGAGGGCTGGAATTAGAGGATGCTACGCAGGCTTGGGTCCGACAATAGTCAGAGCATTTCCTGCTAATGCAGCTGCAATCGTCACCTGGGAGCTTGCCATGAAAATGTTGGGGATCAGGCATGATTAA
- the LOC136232425 gene encoding mitochondrial arginine transporter BAC1 isoform X3, translated as MGETAPYKEYLAGLIAGVATVVIGHPFDTVKVKLQKYNTEAHGIKYRNGLHCTAKILQTEGVKGLYRGATSSFVGVAFESSILFGVYSQTKQSLQLRLQGGVDSDVPMPRVIIPSAAYGGAIISFVLCPSELLKCRMQVQGTGSSLPSSRRYTGPLDCALHTMKNDGVSGIFRGGLTTLLRESIGNAVFFSVYEYVRYYMHLQLKSSLSDNSNLLDMGIGIMSGGLGGVAFWSAVLPLDVAKTIIQTAPDKSSTRNPFRVLDSEGWN; from the exons ATGGGGGAGACTGCACCGTACAAGGAGTACTTAGCCGGCTTAATTGCCGGTGTTGCCACTGTCGTCATTGGTCATCCCTTCGACACAGTCAAG GTCAAGCTACAAAAATATAATACAGAAGCGCATGGGATCAAGTACAGGAATGGTTTGCATTGCACGGCTAAGATCCTGCAGACGGAAGGA GTTAAAGGGCTTTATAGGGGTGCAACATCCTCGTTTGTTGGAGTGGCTTTTGAAAGTTCAATTCTTTTTGGTGTTTATTCCCAAACGAAGCAGTCATTGCAGTTGCGGTTGCAG GGAGGAGTTGATAGTGACGTGCCGATGCCACGGGTGATAATTCCTTCTGCAGCTTATGGTGGAGCAATTATCAGTTTTGTATTATGTCCATCTGAGCTACTAAAG TGTAGGATGCAAGTTCAAGGCACTGGTTCCTCGCTTCCAAGTTCTCGTAGATACACTGGTCCTCTAGATTGTGCCCTTCACACCATGAAAAATGATGGG GTTTCAGGCATTTTTCGAGGAGGTTTAACGACATTGTTAAGAGAATCTATTGGAAATGCAGTTTTCTTTAGTGTTTACGAGTATGTCCGCTACTACATGCATTTACAATTGAAATCTTCTTTATCTGACAACAGCAATTTGCTAGACATGGGAATAGGAATTATGAGTGGTGGCCTTGGCGGGGTAGCT TTCTGGTCTGCTGTTTTGCCCTTGGATGTGGCAAAAACTATAATCCAGACTGCTCCAGATAAGAGCTCCACCAGAAATCCATTCCGAGTACTGGATTCA GAGGGCTGGAATTAG